The Leptospira selangorensis genome segment ATTGTATACTCTTCCAAAAAACTTTACGATCGATTTATAAAGCACGTCTAACTCCAAGTATTCGATTGAGACCGAGTCACTTTTTTTATAGGATTTGTTCAATTTAAAACTTATAAGAATAAATTAGAATCGATCTTAATCACGACTGAACATCGGTCTAATATTCATTTTTTATAACTTTCTTTTTAGTCGTTGAGAAAGTGTAACCTATTTGGTGTAATTGACGAATTACATATCCTTAGGAATTTTGGATAAAGATGGGAACTATAAATAAAAAAAATATACTAGAGACATTCTCCCGTTATTCCGTTTGGGTTTTACCAGCAGTAATATTAATTTCAGACATCGTAGTCAGAGATGAAATATTACCGACATTCAAACCCTTACAATGGATGTTTTATTTTCTCTCATTCATTTATTCCGTAATTCTATATTCTGCAGTAATCATTCTTCTGAGAATATTATATCTGCAAAAATCTAAGATAGCATACTATATAGTATTCTTTCTGATCTTATCTTTTTACACAGGAACATTATTGGGTTCGTACGGATACTATGCGTATACCGGGATCATGCCCAACTTCTTCGTATTCTCTTTTATATTTCATGAACCTTTGAATAGTTGGACGATCGTAGAAGGCGGATTCACTAAATCTTCTTTGGTTTTCGGACTTCTTTCCTTTAGTGTATTAGGAGCTTCTCTTTGGTTCACTACAATTAAAGAACCTTTAAGATACAGATTCCAAACTCCAGTAAGGATTGGAGTGGTGATCGTATTTTTAGCGATCAGCGGGTTCTTACATAATAATACCAGATTTAATGACCAGGTATATGTTTCAGATACCAACACGATCGCATTCGTTTGGAGAAATTTATACAATCATCTAACGGGAGATAGTCTAGGTTCCGCAGGATTACAATCCAGGAACAAACCTAGACTGCCTCAGATTAATTCCAATCCTGGATTCAACGTTCTATTTGTAATAACGGAAAGTTTGAGAAAAGGAAGTTTAGGAGTATACGGTTACGAAAGAAACACCACTCCTTTCATGTCTAAATTCGCGCAAACAGCGGACCGTAGCCAGTATTTCTTATTCAAAAAGGCATATTCAAATTCAAGTTCTACTCTTCTTTCTTTTCCAAGTATATTAACCGGAGTTTCTCCTTCTCAACCTGTTCCTATGACTCATACTTATCCGTTGTTCTGGGAGTATGGAAAATCTGCAGGACTTTCTACATTCTATATCACTAGCCATAATTTGCAGTGGAATAATTTCGAAGGATTTTTCAAAAACTCCGGGATCGATTTTCTTTGGGATAAAGAAAAAAGCGGTTTAAAAGTATTCAATGATATCGGGATCGATGATAGAGAAACTGTAAAAGAATTCAAAAGATATCTTACTGGATTTAAGACCTCAGGCAAAAGATTCGCAGGAGTTCTACACTTCAATACGAATCACTTTCCATACATAGTACCGGAAGAATCCAAGTTTTTCGCAGTGGATTCAGTTCCAGATCAGTATGATAACTCTGTTCGCCACATGGACAGTCTTTTGGAAGAAGTTTACACTTATCTGAAAAAAGAAGGTTTC includes the following:
- a CDS encoding phosphoethanolamine transferase codes for the protein MGTINKKNILETFSRYSVWVLPAVILISDIVVRDEILPTFKPLQWMFYFLSFIYSVILYSAVIILLRILYLQKSKIAYYIVFFLILSFYTGTLLGSYGYYAYTGIMPNFFVFSFIFHEPLNSWTIVEGGFTKSSLVFGLLSFSVLGASLWFTTIKEPLRYRFQTPVRIGVVIVFLAISGFLHNNTRFNDQVYVSDTNTIAFVWRNLYNHLTGDSLGSAGLQSRNKPRLPQINSNPGFNVLFVITESLRKGSLGVYGYERNTTPFMSKFAQTADRSQYFLFKKAYSNSSSTLLSFPSILTGVSPSQPVPMTHTYPLFWEYGKSAGLSTFYITSHNLQWNNFEGFFKNSGIDFLWDKEKSGLKVFNDIGIDDRETVKEFKRYLTGFKTSGKRFAGVLHFNTNHFPYIVPEESKFFAVDSVPDQYDNSVRHMDSLLEEVYTYLKKEGFLENTMVIFTSDHGESLFEHDYLGHIDSNYVETIAIPMLVYIPNSLKESVNLQAIRKNTDRPVANTDLIPTFIDILNIENNPAIKKYSTNLEGKSLLKDIYGDRRIIITNNNEISLYKVGISYIKGNYHYIMNLNSNPSKERLFDLSKDPKELKDLWTEVSEENKIRFRELVKDCGVCVELFTSQGLPYQVSKENLETAELKRNSLKPTAF